One Clostridium sp. CM027 genomic window carries:
- a CDS encoding alpha/beta fold hydrolase has translation MGYYIRVEENVKIYVEDINPKGEKTIVFLHGWPGSHKLFEYQFNELPKMGYRCIGIDQRGFGESDKPFEGYDYDRLSDDVRGVVDALKLKNFTLAGHSTGGAIAIRYMSRHNEYGVSKLALFAAAAPSLIQRPYFPYGLQAEVVKDMIKETYNDRPKMLRGFGDIFFFQHITQAFSDWIFQLGLQAAGWATAATSTSWLGEERLFFDLSKISVPTLILHGIHDKVCLFPLGQAQRQGIKNSKLVPFEFSGHALFYDEKDRFNKELALFIEE, from the coding sequence GTGGGATATTATATTAGAGTAGAAGAAAATGTAAAAATCTATGTAGAAGATATTAACCCTAAGGGTGAAAAGACAATAGTGTTTCTTCACGGTTGGCCCGGAAGCCATAAGTTGTTTGAATATCAGTTTAATGAACTTCCAAAGATGGGCTACAGGTGTATCGGTATAGATCAGAGGGGATTCGGTGAATCCGATAAGCCGTTCGAGGGCTATGACTATGATAGGTTATCAGACGATGTTCGAGGGGTAGTAGATGCACTTAAATTAAAGAATTTTACACTAGCGGGACATTCAACAGGAGGAGCAATTGCTATTAGATACATGTCCAGGCACAATGAATACGGGGTATCCAAACTAGCTCTTTTTGCAGCAGCAGCACCCAGCCTTATCCAGCGCCCATATTTCCCTTATGGATTGCAAGCGGAAGTTGTCAAAGATATGATTAAGGAAACATATAATGATCGACCTAAAATGTTAAGGGGATTTGGAGACATATTTTTCTTTCAGCATATAACCCAGGCATTTTCAGATTGGATTTTTCAATTGGGGCTACAAGCAGCAGGTTGGGCCACTGCGGCAACTTCAACCAGTTGGTTAGGCGAGGAACGTTTATTTTTTGATCTTTCTAAAATAAGTGTTCCAACTTTAATTCTTCATGGTATTCATGACAAAGTCTGTCTCTTCCCATTAGGACAGGCACAAAGACAAGGCATTAAAAATTCTAAACTTGTACCATTTGAATTCAGTGGCCACGCATTATTCTATGATGAGAAAGATAGATTTAACAAAGAATTGGCTTTATTTATTGAGGAGTAA
- the grdD gene encoding glycine/sarcosine/betaine reductase complex component C subunit alpha → MGNIKTKKAIAEAFNEIADGIKSGSFKKRIKIGLTTYGSEHGISEMLKACILASKKYGSFDIVLIGEKIDCEFEVVEVASAEDGHNKMLKLLEEGEIQGCVTQHFNFPIGVSTVGMAVTPAKGRDMIISTTTGATSTNRVEAMLKNAIGGIAVAKATGIKNPKVGILNIDGAREVERNLGELKKSGYNFEFADSLRADGGPMMRGNDVLAGTPDVLICDSLTGNLLIKMLSSYTTGGDYETSGYGYGPGVGENYDKIINIISRASGAPLICEALKYCFECAQNNLMIVAGNEYKAAEKAGIKKLIDGILSKSGKSSEEKVAMPSKEVVTFAIPGIDILELDDACAALWKEGIYCESGMGCTGPVLMINEKNSENSTKILVKCGYK, encoded by the coding sequence ATGGGAAACATAAAAACAAAAAAGGCTATAGCTGAGGCTTTTAATGAAATAGCAGATGGTATTAAAAGTGGAAGCTTTAAAAAGAGAATTAAAATAGGCCTAACAACATATGGCTCGGAGCATGGTATTTCTGAAATGTTAAAAGCATGCATACTAGCATCAAAAAAATATGGCAGCTTTGATATTGTACTGATAGGTGAAAAGATTGATTGTGAATTTGAAGTAGTTGAAGTAGCTTCTGCAGAGGACGGGCACAATAAAATGTTAAAGCTTTTGGAGGAAGGTGAAATACAAGGTTGTGTTACCCAACATTTTAATTTTCCAATAGGAGTTTCTACAGTGGGAATGGCTGTTACTCCAGCAAAAGGACGCGACATGATAATATCTACAACTACAGGGGCGACTTCAACTAATAGAGTAGAAGCCATGCTTAAAAATGCTATAGGTGGAATTGCAGTTGCAAAAGCTACAGGAATAAAAAATCCTAAAGTAGGAATTTTAAATATTGATGGAGCAAGGGAAGTTGAAAGAAACTTAGGTGAATTAAAAAAGTCTGGTTATAATTTTGAATTCGCCGATTCATTAAGAGCAGATGGTGGACCAATGATGAGAGGGAATGATGTACTTGCAGGAACTCCAGATGTACTAATTTGCGATTCACTTACTGGAAACCTTCTTATTAAAATGCTTTCATCTTATACAACTGGTGGAGATTATGAAACTTCAGGTTATGGATATGGTCCAGGAGTTGGAGAAAACTATGATAAGATTATTAACATAATATCAAGGGCATCTGGTGCACCTCTTATTTGTGAAGCACTTAAATATTGCTTTGAGTGTGCACAAAATAACCTTATGATAGTAGCGGGGAATGAATATAAAGCCGCAGAAAAAGCTGGAATTAAAAAGTTAATTGATGGGATACTAAGCAAAAGTGGAAAATCATCAGAAGAAAAAGTTGCGATGCCTTCAAAGGAAGTAGTTACTTTTGCTATACCGGGTATAGACATTTTAGAACTCGATGATGCATGTGCTGCTCTTTGGAAGGAAGGCATATACTGCGAAAGTGGAATGGGTTGTACTGGACCTGTATTAATGATAAATGAGAAAAATTCTGAGAATAGCACAAAGATACTTGTAAAATGTGGTTATAAATAA
- the grdC gene encoding glycine/sarcosine/betaine reductase complex component C subunit beta: protein MSFPVVKKASYILINTPDMVMHCGTTAAVERKNNPDSEFLKEAKNHLRTFEDVVAYPPNQTYIGNIIPEQLLEIKRPWNNSKIEGAQKTGKFGEIMPQDEFYGLLKVSDVFDLVVLEKGFTQSVREKFANHELLNVKVEALGVGEDIVNIKELVDTQDAEGLYLGDDLIGCVKKAHDVDINLSAHVMLENLAVKASGVLALMQLVKITGIDVSEVDYLIECSEEAVGDMNQRGGGNLAKACGEIAGIKGATGIDMRGFCAAPVHAIINASALVKSGIFKNVIVFAGGCTSKLGMNGRDHVKKGLPILEDCLGGFALLITENDGISPEIRTDIIGKHTIGDGSAPQAVLEALVLKPLTNAGMKITDVDKYAPELQTPDITEPAGAGDVPTQNYKMIGALAVKNGQLDRKELPSFVKKHGYPGFAPTQGHIPSAVPIVGHGISAILEGRMNNFMLIGKGSLFLGRMTNLFDGVSVLVQKNSGKQDDGAEVSNEELKLMIAGSMKKFAEMLMNE from the coding sequence ATGAGCTTTCCAGTAGTAAAAAAAGCATCTTATATTCTTATTAACACTCCAGATATGGTAATGCATTGCGGAACAACAGCTGCAGTTGAGAGAAAAAACAATCCGGATTCAGAATTCTTAAAAGAGGCAAAAAATCATTTAAGAACTTTTGAGGATGTAGTAGCATATCCTCCTAATCAAACTTATATAGGTAACATAATTCCAGAGCAGCTTTTAGAAATTAAAAGACCTTGGAACAATTCAAAAATTGAAGGTGCTCAAAAAACAGGAAAATTCGGAGAAATAATGCCTCAGGATGAATTTTACGGATTGCTTAAGGTTTCAGATGTATTCGATTTAGTAGTCTTAGAAAAAGGGTTTACGCAAAGTGTTAGAGAAAAATTTGCGAATCATGAATTGCTTAATGTAAAAGTTGAAGCACTTGGCGTTGGCGAGGATATAGTCAACATAAAAGAATTAGTCGATACTCAAGATGCAGAGGGGTTGTATCTTGGTGATGATCTAATTGGGTGTGTAAAAAAAGCCCATGATGTAGATATAAATCTTTCAGCACATGTTATGCTTGAAAACCTTGCTGTTAAGGCTTCAGGTGTTCTTGCATTAATGCAGTTAGTTAAGATTACCGGAATTGATGTAAGCGAAGTTGATTACTTAATTGAATGCTCTGAAGAAGCAGTAGGAGATATGAATCAAAGAGGGGGGGGCAATCTTGCCAAAGCATGTGGTGAAATTGCTGGTATTAAAGGAGCAACTGGTATTGACATGAGAGGTTTTTGCGCTGCACCTGTTCATGCAATAATAAATGCTTCTGCTCTAGTAAAATCAGGAATATTCAAAAATGTTATAGTTTTTGCAGGCGGATGTACTTCAAAGCTTGGAATGAATGGACGAGACCATGTAAAAAAAGGACTTCCAATTCTTGAGGATTGCCTTGGAGGATTCGCACTACTTATAACAGAAAATGATGGCATAAGCCCTGAAATAAGAACAGATATCATTGGAAAACATACAATTGGAGATGGCTCAGCACCTCAAGCTGTACTTGAAGCTTTAGTATTAAAACCGTTAACTAATGCTGGAATGAAAATAACTGATGTTGATAAATACGCTCCAGAGCTTCAAACTCCCGATATAACGGAGCCTGCTGGAGCCGGAGATGTACCAACTCAAAACTATAAAATGATCGGTGCTCTTGCTGTTAAAAACGGACAATTAGACAGAAAAGAACTTCCAAGCTTTGTGAAAAAGCATGGCTATCCCGGATTTGCTCCAACACAAGGACATATTCCATCAGCAGTACCAATAGTTGGACATGGAATTAGTGCAATATTGGAAGGAAGAATGAATAATTTTATGTTAATTGGCAAAGGAAGCTTGTTCCTTGGAAGAATGACTAATTTATTTGATGGAGTTTCAGTACTTGTGCAAAAGAATTCCGGAAAGCAAGATGATGGAGCTGAAGTTTCAAATGAAGAACTAAAGCTTATGATAGCCGGCAGCATGAAAAAATTTGCGGAAATGCTAATGAACGAATAA
- the grdB gene encoding glycine reductase complex selenoprotein B has translation MIKVVHYINQFYAGIGGEEKANYKPEVREGFVGPGMGLNKIFKGEAEIVATVICGDSYFNENLEEAKAEVIEMIKSYNPDLVIAGPAFNAGRYGMACGAVAKEVKEKLNVPVLTAMYIENPGADIYKKDAYIIETRNSAVGMRQALPAMVKLGLKLVHGEEIGSPAEEGYIERGIRKNYFDTVRGSKRAVNMLVKKLKGEEFATEFVMPVFDRVEPNAAIKDITKAKIALVTSGGIVPKGNPDHIESSSASKFGKYDIFGVDDLTEATYETAHGGFDPTYANSDCDRVLPVDVLRQMEKEEKIGSLHRYFYSTVGNGTSVANSKKFGAQIVKELLADGVDAVILTSTUGTCTRCGATLVKEIERGGLPVVHMCTVVPISLTVGANRIVPTIAIPHPLGNPSLEKEAEMKLRYKLVAKALKALETQVDGQKVFEE, from the coding sequence TTGATTAAGGTAGTTCATTATATAAATCAGTTTTATGCTGGTATAGGCGGAGAAGAAAAGGCAAATTATAAACCAGAAGTAAGAGAAGGTTTCGTTGGTCCTGGAATGGGACTAAACAAAATTTTTAAAGGTGAAGCTGAAATAGTTGCTACTGTTATTTGCGGAGATTCATATTTTAATGAAAACCTAGAGGAAGCAAAAGCTGAAGTAATTGAAATGATAAAAAGTTACAACCCTGATTTAGTAATTGCAGGCCCAGCTTTCAATGCAGGAAGATACGGAATGGCATGTGGTGCTGTTGCAAAAGAAGTTAAAGAAAAATTAAATGTTCCTGTGCTTACAGCAATGTATATTGAAAATCCTGGTGCTGATATATATAAAAAGGACGCATATATTATTGAGACTAGAAATAGTGCGGTTGGCATGAGGCAAGCTCTTCCCGCTATGGTAAAGCTTGGTTTAAAACTTGTTCACGGTGAAGAAATAGGATCACCTGCAGAGGAAGGTTATATTGAAAGAGGAATAAGAAAGAATTATTTTGATACAGTTAGAGGTTCAAAAAGAGCAGTTAATATGCTCGTTAAGAAGCTTAAAGGAGAGGAATTTGCAACTGAGTTTGTAATGCCTGTATTTGATAGGGTAGAGCCAAATGCAGCTATAAAAGACATAACCAAAGCTAAAATTGCATTAGTTACATCAGGTGGAATAGTTCCAAAAGGTAACCCTGACCATATTGAATCCTCAAGCGCTTCAAAGTTTGGTAAATATGACATTTTCGGTGTTGACGATTTAACAGAGGCGACATATGAAACTGCACATGGTGGATTTGATCCAACTTATGCCAATTCTGATTGTGATAGGGTTCTTCCAGTAGATGTATTAAGACAAATGGAAAAAGAAGAAAAAATAGGTTCGCTTCACAGATATTTTTATTCTACGGTTGGAAATGGTACATCCGTTGCCAATTCAAAGAAATTTGGAGCACAAATTGTAAAGGAATTGTTAGCTGATGGTGTGGATGCTGTTATATTAACGTCAACATGAGGAACTTGTACACGTTGCGGTGCAACACTCGTTAAAGAAATAGAGCGTGGAGGACTTCCAGTAGTCCACATGTGCACAGTAGTTCCAATTTCACTTACAGTTGGAGCAAATAGAATAGTACCGACAATAGCTATCCCACATCCACTAGGAAACCCTAGTTTAGAGAAGGAAGCTGAAATGAAGCTTAGATATAAACTGGTAGCTAAAGCACTTAAAGCATTAGAAACCCAAGTTGATGGGCAAAAGGTTTTTGAAGAATAA
- the grdA gene encoding glycine/sarcosine/betaine reductase complex selenoprotein A, giving the protein MLKGKKVIAIGDRDGIPGQAIEESVKTAGAEVIFASTECFVUTAAGAMDLEIQKRVKELADKNGAENIVVILGGAEAEASGLSAETVAAGDPTFAGPLAGIELGLAVYHMIEPEIKDECDATVYDEQCGMMEMVLDVDDIIKEVKTIRDEFSKY; this is encoded by the coding sequence ATGTTAAAAGGTAAAAAAGTAATTGCTATAGGTGATAGAGATGGAATACCAGGTCAAGCAATCGAAGAAAGCGTAAAAACTGCAGGAGCAGAAGTAATATTTGCTTCAACAGAATGCTTTGTCTGAACTGCCGCTGGTGCTATGGATCTGGAGATCCAAAAAAGAGTTAAAGAATTAGCAGACAAGAATGGTGCAGAAAACATTGTAGTTATACTTGGTGGAGCAGAAGCAGAAGCTTCAGGACTTTCAGCTGAAACAGTAGCTGCAGGAGACCCTACATTTGCAGGCCCACTTGCAGGAATTGAACTTGGTCTTGCTGTTTATCACATGATCGAGCCAGAAATAAAAGATGAATGTGATGCGACGGTTTATGATGAGCAGTGTGGAATGATGGAAATGGTTCTAGACGTTGACGATATAATTAAGGAAGTAAAGACAATAAGAGATGAGTTTTCAAAATATTAA
- a CDS encoding glycine/sarcosine/betaine reductase component B subunit, protein MRLELGEIKINDVQFGTCTKVEKGVIFVNKEELLAHIGGDERIESISIEIARPGDETRIIPVKDVIEPRVKVSGSGGIFPGFISKVDTVGNGRTNVLKGAAVVTTGNIVGFQEGIIDMSGIGAKYTPFSKLNNVVITCETKKSVLPHDHEEAVRMVGFKAATYLGECARELEADEIKTFETLPLLEQVKQYPDLPKVIYVYMLQSQGLLHDTYVYGVDAKKIIPTFIYPTEIFDGAIVSGNCVSACDKNPSYVHMNHPVIEDLYERHGIDYNFLGCVLTNETVYLADKERSSSYTAKLVEYLGADAVIISEEGFGNPDADLVMNCNKISALGIKTVLITDEYAGQDGASQSLADSTPKGDAVVTAGNANEVIVLPTMKKIIGHPENANVIAGGHFGSLREDGSIEAEIQVITGATSEVGYNTLSTRGY, encoded by the coding sequence TTGCGTTTAGAACTTGGTGAAATTAAAATTAATGATGTTCAATTTGGCACTTGCACAAAGGTTGAAAAGGGAGTTATTTTTGTAAATAAAGAAGAACTGCTTGCACATATAGGCGGAGATGAAAGAATTGAAAGTATTAGCATTGAAATTGCAAGACCCGGAGATGAGACAAGAATAATTCCAGTTAAAGACGTTATTGAGCCAAGGGTAAAGGTATCAGGTAGCGGTGGGATATTTCCAGGATTTATAAGCAAGGTTGATACAGTTGGAAATGGAAGAACAAATGTTTTGAAAGGCGCAGCTGTTGTAACTACTGGAAATATTGTTGGGTTCCAGGAAGGAATCATTGACATGAGTGGAATTGGTGCTAAATATACACCATTTTCAAAATTAAACAACGTTGTAATAACATGTGAAACAAAGAAAAGCGTACTTCCACATGATCACGAAGAAGCTGTTAGAATGGTTGGATTTAAGGCTGCAACATATCTTGGTGAATGTGCAAGAGAACTTGAGGCTGATGAAATTAAGACTTTCGAAACACTTCCTCTTTTAGAACAGGTAAAACAGTATCCCGATCTTCCTAAAGTAATATATGTATATATGCTTCAAAGTCAGGGGCTTCTTCATGACACTTATGTATATGGAGTTGATGCAAAGAAAATAATACCTACATTCATATACCCAACGGAAATATTTGATGGTGCTATTGTTTCAGGAAACTGTGTTTCAGCTTGTGATAAGAACCCATCGTATGTTCATATGAATCATCCTGTAATTGAGGATTTGTATGAGAGACATGGTATTGACTACAATTTCCTTGGATGCGTATTAACTAACGAAACTGTATACCTTGCAGATAAAGAAAGATCTTCAAGCTACACTGCAAAATTAGTTGAATATTTAGGTGCAGATGCAGTAATAATTTCTGAGGAGGGTTTTGGTAATCCAGACGCAGATTTAGTTATGAATTGTAACAAGATTTCAGCACTAGGAATTAAAACAGTACTAATAACCGATGAATATGCTGGTCAAGATGGAGCTTCACAATCACTTGCAGATTCAACTCCTAAGGGCGATGCAGTAGTAACTGCTGGAAATGCAAATGAAGTTATTGTACTTCCCACAATGAAGAAAATTATCGGTCATCCAGAAAATGCAAATGTTATTGCTGGAGGACATTTTGGAAGTTTGAGAGAGGACGGCTCAATTGAAGCTGAAATCCAGGTAATTACTGGAGCAACAAGCGAAGTTGGTTATAATACTTTAAGTACAAGAGGGTACTAA
- a CDS encoding co-chaperone YbbN encodes MISLTKENFDEEVVSYSEKAVFVDFWGDKCEVCKELMPGVHELENKYSDKIKFASLNIGGSRRLAISQRVLGLPTMIIYKNNEKISTITPENIETIDDVENFIKSVYETL; translated from the coding sequence ATGATTAGTTTGACAAAGGAAAATTTTGATGAGGAAGTAGTATCTTATTCTGAAAAAGCAGTATTTGTTGATTTCTGGGGTGACAAATGTGAAGTATGTAAGGAACTTATGCCTGGAGTACACGAACTAGAAAACAAATATAGCGATAAAATCAAATTTGCAAGTCTTAATATCGGTGGTTCTAGAAGACTCGCTATATCTCAAAGAGTACTTGGACTCCCAACGATGATAATTTATAAAAATAACGAAAAAATAAGCACTATTACCCCTGAAAACATCGAAACAATTGATGATGTAGAGAATTTTATTAAAAGCGTTTATGAAACATTGTAA
- the trxB gene encoding thioredoxin-disulfide reductase has translation MEHIYDTIIIGGGPAGLSAGLYASRSKLDSIIIERGKFGGQAAITDELANYPGSIEECTGPKLIKRMRTQAEEFGTKFAKDTVENILLEGEIKTVKCKKETYKAKTIVIATGAYPRLAGFKNENELRGKGISYCATCDADFFTELDVAVNGGGDSAITEAIYLTKFADSVTVIHRRDELRACKSIQEKAFANPKIKFIYDSVIDEAEGDEILEGLKVRNVKTGEVQKVKVDGCFVFVGYIPISEIFKGKVNMDESGYVMTNDDMVTNIPGVFAAGDIRVKNLRQVITAAADGAIAATSAEVYIANK, from the coding sequence ATGGAGCATATCTATGACACTATAATTATAGGAGGTGGCCCAGCTGGGCTATCGGCAGGGCTTTACGCATCAAGGTCAAAACTTGATTCTATAATAATTGAACGAGGAAAATTTGGAGGACAGGCCGCAATAACAGATGAACTTGCAAATTATCCTGGCTCAATTGAAGAGTGCACTGGTCCAAAATTGATTAAAAGAATGAGAACTCAAGCCGAGGAATTTGGTACAAAGTTTGCAAAAGATACTGTAGAAAATATTTTACTTGAAGGTGAAATAAAAACTGTTAAATGCAAAAAAGAAACATATAAGGCTAAAACTATTGTAATTGCAACAGGCGCTTATCCCAGATTAGCAGGTTTTAAAAATGAAAATGAGCTACGGGGCAAGGGAATCTCATATTGCGCTACCTGTGATGCTGATTTCTTTACGGAGCTCGATGTAGCCGTAAATGGCGGTGGAGATTCCGCCATAACTGAAGCAATTTATCTCACAAAGTTTGCAGATAGTGTAACAGTAATTCATAGAAGAGATGAATTAAGAGCTTGTAAATCAATTCAAGAAAAAGCTTTTGCTAATCCAAAAATCAAGTTTATATACGACTCAGTTATAGATGAGGCAGAAGGCGATGAAATACTTGAAGGCCTTAAGGTCAGAAATGTTAAAACAGGCGAAGTTCAAAAAGTGAAGGTTGATGGATGCTTTGTATTTGTCGGATACATTCCTATTTCAGAAATATTCAAAGGTAAGGTCAATATGGATGAAAGTGGTTATGTAATGACGAATGATGATATGGTAACCAACATTCCAGGCGTTTTCGCAGCTGGAGATATTAGGGTCAAGAATTTGAGACAGGTTATAACTGCAGCAGCTGATGGCGCAATAGCAGCAACTTCTGCAGAAGTATATATAGCAAATAAATAG
- a CDS encoding GrdX family protein: MIEEVLIVTNNPLCLDKFGEKYKVEFLSTGIMNVLKAVRNHIHKGHLLLTHPLSSSIKPNETPYKTVIITKSKKEVIDLQSVNFIEESIHTTEKFIKDRGTPAWSDAVRNDFMLIDYDIISHGLN, encoded by the coding sequence TTGATAGAAGAAGTATTGATTGTAACTAATAACCCATTATGTCTAGACAAATTTGGTGAAAAATATAAAGTCGAATTTTTAAGTACTGGAATAATGAATGTACTAAAAGCTGTAAGAAATCATATTCATAAGGGACACCTTTTGCTCACACATCCGCTTTCTAGTAGCATAAAGCCAAATGAAACGCCCTACAAAACTGTAATAATAACAAAATCAAAAAAAGAAGTAATAGATTTACAGTCAGTTAATTTTATTGAAGAATCAATACACACAACTGAAAAATTCATTAAAGATAGGGGAACACCAGCATGGTCAGATGCGGTGCGAAATGATTTCATGTTAATAGATTACGATATTATAAGTCATGGTCTAAATTGA
- a CDS encoding double-cubane-cluster-containing anaerobic reductase has translation MNNLPEKFEDFSEARRNAFLSIKNLKDEGKKVVGVFCTFTPTEIIMAADAIAVSLCSMTEEPIADAERDLPRNLCPLIKASYGFAITDKCPFFYFSDMIVGETTCDGKKKMYEYLADIKKTHIMQLPQNCNDEDSYKLWSNELVKLKKCLENFYGVEITDEKIKIAIKLKNRERVALRKFYELGQLEPPAITGYEMHKVLSGAGFKLDKEVLIKDLESITSESLDRYNSGERKVSSDAKRILITGCPLGQGTEKIIKAIEENGGVVVCYENCGGAKTTETLVDENKDPLYALTEKYLNIGCSCMTPNDNRIDLLEKLCKEYKADGVIDVILQACHTYNVETLRLKRVLNKKNIPYMSIETDYSQADIGQINTRMSAFIEML, from the coding sequence ATGAATAACTTACCAGAAAAATTTGAGGATTTTAGTGAAGCAAGAAGAAATGCTTTTTTAAGCATCAAGAATTTAAAAGATGAAGGCAAGAAGGTTGTGGGGGTGTTTTGTACTTTCACACCAACAGAAATAATAATGGCCGCAGATGCTATTGCAGTTTCATTATGCAGTATGACTGAGGAACCTATAGCTGATGCCGAAAGGGATTTACCAAGAAATCTATGCCCATTAATTAAAGCATCTTATGGCTTTGCAATTACAGATAAATGTCCATTTTTCTATTTTTCCGATATGATTGTTGGAGAAACTACATGTGATGGAAAGAAGAAGATGTATGAATATTTAGCAGATATTAAGAAGACTCATATTATGCAGCTTCCTCAAAACTGTAATGATGAGGATTCTTATAAACTATGGAGCAATGAATTAGTAAAGCTAAAGAAGTGTCTAGAAAATTTTTATGGTGTTGAAATTACGGATGAAAAGATTAAAATAGCGATTAAGCTTAAAAATAGGGAAAGAGTAGCTCTAAGAAAGTTTTATGAGCTAGGCCAGCTAGAACCACCAGCAATTACAGGCTACGAAATGCATAAGGTTCTATCTGGAGCAGGATTTAAATTGGATAAAGAAGTATTGATAAAAGATCTTGAAAGCATAACAAGTGAGTCACTAGATAGGTATAATAGTGGGGAAAGAAAAGTTTCGAGTGATGCAAAGAGAATACTTATTACAGGATGTCCTCTAGGACAAGGAACTGAAAAAATAATTAAGGCAATAGAAGAGAATGGTGGAGTAGTGGTATGCTATGAAAACTGCGGTGGAGCTAAAACAACAGAGACATTGGTTGATGAAAACAAGGATCCTCTTTACGCTTTAACAGAAAAATATTTAAATATTGGATGCTCTTGTATGACTCCAAATGATAACAGAATAGATTTGTTAGAAAAGTTATGTAAAGAATATAAAGCTGACGGAGTAATAGATGTAATACTTCAAGCTTGTCATACGTATAATGTAGAAACTCTTAGATTAAAAAGAGTTTTGAACAAGAAAAATATTCCATATATGAGCATTGAAACAGATTATTCTCAAGCAGATATAGGACAAATTAATACAAGAATGTCAGCATTTATAGAGATGTTATAA
- a CDS encoding acyl-CoA dehydratase activase: MLYIGIDIGSTASKVCILEHDKIKNTFIYPTGWSSVKTAEEIKQAIEKLGMTSSNSKIVATGYGRVSVPYADKTITEITCHAVGAYYLLHEDCTVIDIGGQDTKVITVESGKVTNFSMNDKCAAGTGKFLELMAGTLGFDIDELCTEAAKGSGTTISSMCTVFAESEVISLIGSGKKRKDIAFGVIESITGKVKSLCQKHSDSHNYFLTGGLCDSPFIVDQLSEKLGSPVATQRMARYAGAIGAAIMASRIEENSNEAL, encoded by the coding sequence ATGCTATACATAGGAATTGACATTGGATCAACTGCTTCTAAGGTATGTATTCTTGAACATGATAAAATTAAAAATACTTTTATTTACCCAACAGGTTGGAGTAGTGTCAAAACAGCTGAGGAAATAAAACAAGCAATAGAAAAGCTAGGAATGACCTCTAGTAATAGTAAAATAGTTGCAACAGGGTATGGAAGGGTTTCTGTACCCTATGCAGATAAAACAATAACTGAAATAACTTGCCATGCAGTTGGAGCGTATTACTTATTACATGAAGATTGTACAGTTATTGATATAGGTGGACAAGATACAAAAGTTATAACTGTTGAAAGTGGTAAGGTTACAAATTTCTCTATGAATGATAAGTGTGCAGCTGGCACTGGTAAATTTTTAGAATTAATGGCTGGAACACTAGGATTCGATATTGATGAACTTTGCACTGAAGCCGCAAAGGGGAGTGGAACAACTATCAGTTCAATGTGTACCGTTTTTGCAGAATCTGAAGTCATTAGTCTTATTGGTAGTGGAAAAAAACGTAAAGATATTGCATTTGGTGTTATAGAATCTATTACAGGTAAAGTAAAATCTCTGTGTCAAAAACATTCTGATTCACATAATTATTTCTTAACAGGAGGACTTTGCGATAGCCCATTTATTGTGGATCAACTTTCAGAAAAATTAGGTTCACCTGTAGCTACTCAAAGAATGGCAAGATATGCAGGTGCTATTGGAGCGGCTATAATGGCAAGCAGAATTGAAGAAAATTCTAATGAAGCATTATAA